The following proteins come from a genomic window of Bacillota bacterium:
- the rsmB gene encoding 16S rRNA (cytosine(967)-C(5))-methyltransferase RsmB → MNDGRSVALKVLTRMERDKAYASLALDAELDRNSGIPQVDRALATELIYGTVSRSTSLDYFIKTLSSVPMNRMSPGILAVLRMSLYQLIYLDKIPPSAACNEGVRLAKTVGGQKSGGFVNAVLRSFLRRKDELLQSFEKEPLWVRYSVSKDIAEIIGNQYGEQAEDILRAMFMKPFLSLSVNTIKTDALTLAEKLGGNKTDEDMVVIGRSGDVRSLYGFDDGLFFVQDRSSAEAVHVLDPKEGDTVIDLCAAPGGKSFKAAIMMKNKGRILSFDIHESKMSLINNSAKRLGLSIIDSRVHDAGIYDPSLLDIADKIICDVPCSGLGVIAKKPDIRYKTYESIEALTSTQLSILKNAAKYVKNGGDIVYSTCTINKHENEDIIDKFLTDNGKFKLNEIKTLLPDGQKDGFFYAKLHKC, encoded by the coding sequence ATGAACGATGGCCGCTCTGTTGCTTTAAAAGTTCTGACACGTATGGAACGTGATAAGGCATATGCTTCGCTGGCACTCGATGCCGAACTTGATAGAAACAGCGGGATTCCTCAAGTCGACCGTGCTCTTGCAACTGAACTGATTTACGGTACAGTTTCGCGCAGCACGAGCCTTGATTATTTTATAAAAACCCTTTCATCTGTTCCGATGAATAGAATGTCCCCTGGCATTTTAGCGGTTTTAAGGATGTCATTATATCAGCTCATTTATCTTGATAAGATTCCCCCCTCAGCTGCCTGCAACGAGGGTGTACGGCTTGCAAAAACTGTTGGAGGTCAAAAATCCGGCGGATTTGTCAATGCTGTACTCAGAAGCTTTCTGCGCCGGAAGGATGAACTTTTGCAGAGTTTTGAGAAGGAACCTTTATGGGTGCGCTATTCGGTATCGAAGGATATTGCCGAAATTATTGGAAACCAGTATGGTGAACAGGCGGAAGATATTTTAAGGGCTATGTTTATGAAACCTTTTCTTTCTCTTTCCGTCAATACAATTAAGACAGATGCGCTGACGCTTGCAGAAAAGCTTGGCGGGAATAAGACAGACGAAGATATGGTTGTGATTGGTCGGTCAGGAGACGTACGTTCGCTTTATGGATTTGATGATGGGTTATTCTTTGTTCAAGATAGGTCATCTGCAGAAGCCGTACATGTGCTTGACCCAAAAGAAGGAGATACGGTCATTGATTTATGCGCTGCTCCCGGCGGCAAGTCATTTAAAGCTGCAATCATGATGAAAAATAAAGGCAGGATATTGTCTTTTGATATACATGAAAGCAAGATGAGCCTTATTAATAATAGCGCAAAAAGGCTGGGTCTCTCAATAATTGATTCTAGGGTTCATGACGCGGGTATTTATGATCCGTCTCTTTTAGATATTGCAGACAAGATAATCTGTGACGTGCCGTGTTCGGGGCTTGGTGTTATCGCTAAGAAGCCTGATATCCGTTACAAAACTTATGAAAGCATAGAAGCTTTGACATCCACACAGCTTTCGATACTTAAAAATGCGGCTAAATATGTTAAGAATGGCGGAGATATCGTTTATTCTACCTGCACAATAAATAAGCATGAAAATGAGGATATTATTGATAAATTCCTTACCGATAACGGTAAGTTCAAACTGAATGAAATAAAGACGTTATTGCCTGACGGGCAAAAAGACGGATTTTTTTATGCAAAGCTTCATAAATGCTGA
- the rlmN gene encoding 23S rRNA (adenine(2503)-C(2))-methyltransferase RlmN, whose product MDKIDLKSLSFDELSEFLKSEGEPAFRAKQVFSWLYKGVTSFSEMTNLSKALREKLSEKCYINILEIEKKQVSKIDGTIKYLFRLMDGEHIETVVMKYEHGNTVCISTEVGCAMGCAFCASCLGGLVRRLTPSEMIDQIMFASKDSGYHIDNIVLMGIGEPLDNFDNVIKFLYNVNHKDGLNIGMRHISLSTCGLVPMIDKLAEYDFQLTLSVSLHASENERRSSIMPVNRRYNIDELMAACRRYFDKTGRRISFEYAIISGVNDSTDDARRLAGLIHSMAAHVNIIPVNSVAERGFVKPAADKIDAFINVLEKHGINATVRRRLGADIDAACGQLRHKQTQQQ is encoded by the coding sequence ATGGATAAGATCGATTTAAAAAGCCTAAGTTTTGACGAATTATCAGAGTTTCTAAAGTCAGAAGGAGAGCCAGCTTTCAGAGCAAAACAGGTTTTTTCTTGGCTTTATAAAGGGGTAACATCTTTTAGTGAGATGACAAACCTTTCGAAAGCTCTTCGGGAGAAACTTTCGGAAAAATGTTATATAAATATCCTTGAAATAGAGAAAAAGCAGGTATCGAAAATCGATGGTACGATAAAATATCTGTTCAGACTTATGGATGGCGAACATATCGAGACGGTAGTCATGAAATATGAGCATGGCAACACGGTATGTATATCTACTGAAGTAGGCTGTGCAATGGGATGCGCGTTTTGCGCATCATGCCTTGGCGGGCTTGTGAGACGTCTTACACCGTCGGAAATGATTGACCAGATTATGTTTGCCTCAAAAGATTCAGGTTATCATATAGACAATATTGTGCTAATGGGTATCGGGGAACCGCTTGATAACTTTGACAACGTGATAAAATTTTTATATAATGTAAATCATAAAGACGGACTAAATATTGGAATGAGGCATATTTCCCTCTCGACCTGCGGTCTTGTGCCCATGATCGATAAACTTGCCGAATATGACTTTCAGTTAACACTTTCAGTGTCTCTGCATGCTTCGGAAAATGAACGGCGCAGCTCTATTATGCCGGTCAACCGAAGATATAACATAGATGAATTGATGGCTGCGTGCCGCCGCTATTTTGACAAGACCGGAAGACGAATATCATTTGAATATGCGATAATAAGCGGTGTTAATGATTCGACTGATGATGCGCGCCGCCTTGCAGGTCTTATACACAGCATGGCTGCGCACGTCAATATAATTCCTGTAAATAGCGTCGCTGAACGCGGCTTTGTAAAGCCCGCCGCGGATAAAATAGATGCTTTTATAAATGTATTAGAAAAACATGGCATCAACGCAACAGTCCGCCGCAGACTCGGAGCGGATATCGATGCAGCTTGCGGACAGCTGCGCCATAAGCAGACGCAACAACAGTAG
- a CDS encoding zinc metallopeptidase, which produces MWSQYYMSYYIYVLPIVLIAMWASANVNSTYKKYSRVMSHSGRSGRDAAEMILRENNIYDVEIESIPGNLTDHYDPRVKKIRLSGDIYGSRSVAALGIAAHEAGHAVQHASGYAPLKLRNAIIPVTNIGSNLAIPLVILGIILSAPVFVNFGIALFTFAVIFQLLTLPVEINASRRAVAALEQSYTLDEEELKMTKKVLTAAALTYVAALAVALANLFRLLMLAQGGRDRR; this is translated from the coding sequence ATGTGGTCACAGTATTACATGAGTTATTATATATATGTTTTGCCGATCGTTCTTATTGCAATGTGGGCATCGGCAAATGTAAATTCCACATATAAGAAATACAGCCGTGTTATGTCCCATTCCGGAAGATCTGGGCGCGATGCTGCTGAAATGATCCTTAGGGAAAACAACATTTATGATGTTGAAATAGAAAGTATACCGGGAAATCTGACCGATCATTATGATCCCCGTGTTAAGAAAATACGCCTTTCAGGCGATATTTATGGAAGCAGATCCGTGGCTGCGCTGGGGATCGCAGCACATGAGGCGGGGCATGCGGTTCAGCACGCGTCAGGCTATGCCCCTCTTAAACTTAGAAATGCAATAATTCCTGTTACAAATATAGGTTCCAATCTTGCGATACCGCTTGTAATTTTAGGAATAATACTTTCAGCTCCGGTATTTGTAAATTTTGGAATAGCTCTTTTTACTTTTGCCGTTATTTTTCAGCTTCTTACATTGCCTGTTGAGATAAACGCAAGCAGAAGGGCAGTTGCGGCACTTGAACAGTCTTATACACTTGATGAAGAAGAACTTAAAATGACTAAAAAGGTGCTGACTGCTGCGGCACTTACTTACGTTGCGGCACTTGCCGTTGCTCTTGCGAATCTGTTCCGACTTTTAATGCTTGCTCAAGGCGGAAGGGACAGAAGATGA
- a CDS encoding protein kinase produces the protein MDNLTGKIINSRYRIQSVLGVGGMSVVYKAVDLTTDETVAIKVLKNEFLNDSQFRNRFKTESKVIEMLSSPNIVKIYNVGFNDDLYYIVMECIDGITLKQYIEQQGKLTWRETLYFITQILKALSHAHERGIVHRDIKPQNIMLLHDGTIKVTDFGIARMPGNQTNTITDRAIGSVHYISPEQVSGEKTDERSDLYAVGIMMYEMLTGKVPFDAENPVSVALMQMQNKPKPPKELVEDLPVGLEEIVLKAMSKNPENRYPTARAFLEDIEKFKQNPSIVFEYKYFPDDDKKFGKAIDNVKNRESSPEKKKTATWALAGTITALVLIAAGVIGALVAGGGKKASSDIAVPNLIGQSYDSVRANQEYKNFNIIESQTANNNDYDEGVIFAQSPSSGMTVKKGADIRVSVSLGKKKVTVPNLANFDYRQACIDLDKINLKYEIAREYNDTVMSDYVIRTDPGASQEVNEGDTIKIYVSLGKEIKKVKVPKLVDGTEEDAKKALESQKLVSNVTTVESDKPKGTVISQSIPADSEVDEGTVVGFQVSDGSKAPKTQKITISLPTNKESVLVEVYQSGKLVYNAAHQTSEKYVEVELSGNGTQTVEIYIDGTLQRAMSIVFD, from the coding sequence TTGGATAATTTAACAGGAAAAATAATAAACTCCAGATATCGCATCCAAAGTGTTTTAGGCGTTGGCGGCATGTCGGTCGTATACAAGGCTGTCGATCTTACCACCGATGAAACTGTCGCCATTAAAGTGCTTAAAAATGAATTTTTAAATGATTCTCAGTTCCGAAATCGTTTTAAAACAGAGTCAAAAGTAATCGAAATGCTTTCGAGCCCCAATATAGTCAAGATATATAACGTCGGATTTAACGACGATCTTTACTATATCGTAATGGAATGTATAGACGGCATCACCCTTAAACAATATATTGAACAGCAGGGTAAGCTTACCTGGCGTGAAACGCTTTACTTTATTACACAGATATTGAAGGCGCTAAGCCATGCGCATGAAAGAGGTATTGTTCACCGTGATATAAAGCCTCAGAATATCATGCTTTTGCATGACGGAACGATCAAAGTCACCGACTTTGGAATTGCACGCATGCCCGGCAACCAAACAAACACGATAACAGACAGGGCTATCGGGTCCGTGCATTATATAAGTCCAGAGCAGGTAAGCGGTGAGAAAACCGATGAAAGAAGCGATCTCTACGCAGTCGGTATAATGATGTACGAGATGCTGACAGGAAAGGTGCCGTTTGACGCGGAAAACCCTGTTTCTGTCGCGCTTATGCAGATGCAGAACAAGCCAAAGCCTCCTAAAGAGCTAGTTGAAGACCTGCCGGTCGGACTTGAAGAAATAGTCTTAAAGGCTATGTCTAAAAATCCTGAGAACCGTTATCCGACAGCAAGAGCCTTTTTAGAGGATATTGAGAAGTTTAAGCAAAATCCCAGTATAGTTTTCGAATATAAATATTTTCCTGATGATGATAAAAAATTCGGTAAGGCTATCGATAATGTGAAAAACCGCGAAAGCTCGCCTGAGAAGAAAAAAACTGCAACATGGGCTCTAGCTGGAACAATAACAGCTCTTGTACTCATCGCAGCGGGAGTTATTGGCGCGCTTGTTGCGGGCGGAGGAAAAAAGGCCTCATCGGATATAGCAGTTCCTAATTTGATCGGACAATCTTATGACAGTGTCCGGGCTAATCAGGAATATAAGAATTTTAACATTATAGAATCTCAAACAGCTAATAACAACGACTATGATGAAGGGGTAATTTTTGCTCAAAGTCCGTCTTCAGGTATGACAGTTAAAAAGGGTGCCGATATACGTGTTTCTGTCAGCCTTGGAAAGAAAAAAGTCACAGTTCCTAATCTGGCAAACTTCGATTACAGGCAAGCATGCATAGACCTTGACAAAATCAATCTGAAGTATGAAATAGCAAGAGAATACAACGATACTGTTATGTCTGATTATGTTATTCGCACCGATCCGGGGGCTAGTCAGGAAGTCAATGAGGGTGATACGATTAAAATTTACGTTTCACTGGGCAAAGAGATAAAAAAAGTCAAGGTTCCTAAGCTTGTTGATGGCACTGAAGAAGATGCAAAAAAGGCACTTGAAAGCCAAAAACTTGTCAGCAATGTAACTACAGTTGAAAGCGATAAACCAAAAGGCACGGTAATTTCTCAAAGTATCCCTGCTGATAGTGAAGTCGACGAGGGGACAGTAGTTGGCTTCCAAGTAAGCGACGGGTCTAAAGCACCGAAAACTCAGAAAATCACAATAAGCCTGCCTACTAATAAAGAAAGCGTTTTAGTTGAAGTTTACCAAAGCGGCAAGCTTGTATACAATGCGGCTCACCAGACAAGCGAAAAATATGTAGAAGTTGAACTAAGCGGCAATGGTACGCAGACAGTAGAAATTTATATTGACGGTACGCTTCAGCGCGCAATGTCAATTGTATTTGATTAA
- a CDS encoding Stp1/IreP family PP2C-type Ser/Thr phosphatase — protein MKVFGMTDIGLSRKINQDTFLTEKIKNVTLAFVCDGMGGPGGGEIASETAKESFLKKFAAAYSESDSSQAIKHKIMTIFNEINKEIIHRSFESELLAGMGTTIVGFVTDGSRALFFNIGDSRAYLVREDTINQITKDHSVVQRLMDEGKIDRSEMKNHPQKNIITRALGAYEFIEPDFYELDLKKGDFILLCSDGLTNEVDEHEILFEITTGGSPEKTVQQLIDIANGRGGADNITAVLMCI, from the coding sequence ATGAAAGTTTTTGGCATGACTGATATCGGACTTTCACGCAAAATCAATCAGGACACATTTTTAACGGAGAAAATTAAAAATGTGACTCTTGCTTTTGTTTGTGACGGTATGGGCGGTCCTGGTGGCGGTGAGATTGCAAGCGAAACTGCCAAAGAATCATTTTTAAAAAAGTTTGCGGCTGCTTATAGTGAATCGGATTCATCACAGGCAATCAAGCATAAAATAATGACAATATTCAATGAAATAAATAAAGAGATCATTCATAGGTCTTTTGAAAGTGAATTGCTTGCCGGTATGGGGACAACTATAGTCGGGTTTGTTACGGACGGCAGCAGAGCGCTTTTCTTTAATATTGGGGACAGCCGCGCTTATCTAGTGCGTGAAGACACTATAAATCAGATCACTAAAGATCATTCTGTAGTACAGCGCTTAATGGACGAAGGAAAGATCGACAGAAGTGAAATGAAGAATCACCCTCAAAAGAATATAATCACACGTGCTCTTGGCGCGTATGAGTTCATAGAGCCTGATTTTTATGAGCTGGATCTGAAGAAGGGTGACTTTATTCTTTTATGTTCAGACGGCCTTACTAACGAGGTTGATGAACATGAGATTCTGTTTGAAATTACTACCGGCGGTTCACCGGAAAAAACGGTGCAGCAGCTTATAGACATTGCAAACGGTCGCGGCGGAGCGGATAATATTACGGCCGTGCTAATGTGCATATAA